The genomic interval GCGATGGGCATGTGATAGCTATCCAGCGGCCATTTGCTGACCTTGCAGCCTTGGCCTGCCGGGCAGTGGAAGACGAACAGCTCGCCCTCGCTCTTGTCCATCTCCAGGCTCACTTGGGCACCGCTATCGAAGCGGTCTTGGATAATCGTGGTCATCTCTACATGCTCCGCTATCGGTTGATTTCCCGCCTGGCCCTGTCGCCAAGGCCAGTCAGTGAAATCTGTTGTCCGCACCATGCGCGGCGCCGCGGTATCCCCACCTGGCCGGGTCACACATTTCGTGTTCGGTGTTCTTCCCGGCTGGCTTGCATGGTTAGGCGTCCCTCAATGCCTGAGGTCCGGCAGCTATCCAGAGGCTGCGTGGTCGACGACTTAGCTTGTCCCGACCCAGGTAATGGCCTGGGTGCGTCGAGGTGGTCACGTCTGGTTGTGTAAAGAGCGGTGGCCGGTGAGGGCCTCGGCAGTCCCTGGTGAGTGGCTGCGTGTTGAGGCAAATATCACGCATCGTGTTTTTTATGTCAACACAATGTGTGATTTATTTTGCCTGAGGTTGTGTTGGGGATTTTCCCTACGAGGCGGGTTCACGTTTCACGAGGCGTGATGTAAGCTCATTGCAATAGCTGGATGGATATACAGTAAAGGAGATAGCTTATGTCCAAGCAGAAGAAGACGGCACCACAAGGACGCCAAGAGATGAGCGGGGTAGAGCGGCTCGGGCTGCGGATTTCGTCGATGATCAATCACCCCATTGCACAGTCTCAGCGGTGGGTGACAATCCATCGCCTGGACACGGATGGAGACATGGAGTGGGAGGAGGTGATGGGGCTGTTAACCGAAACGCCAGAGCTAGACCTGACTTTCAACGACGACGAGAGCGTGACGGTTCGGTGGGAGCCGCAGAGCGCCGAGGATCGCGACGACCTGGTCGTGGAGAAGGACTGGGAGGAGGAGGTGGTGGAGGAAGAGGCGCCTTTCTGATCGTCTCTAGAGATCGTAATACTGGTTTGATGTACAGCCTTGCTGCCTTGACAAAAAATATTTTTGATAAAACGCAGCGAAACCACTGTCAAGACGATACGGTTGAGGATATAAGACGTGCGTGTGAGCGCGTGAGATTGCTTGCACAGAACGAAGCATGTCCGTGAAGCCGCAGGAAACTAGGCCAAGATCGGCCTAAGCTACAGACTTAAGGAGAAGGCTCACATGCTGGAGATAGCTATGGCACACACTAAACCAGGGGCAATTCGTCCAAACGCGAAAAATGGAAACGTGAGCGCTGTGGTCAGTAGAAGAAGCTATTCTGCCCACACGAAGCAGGTTAACAACGCGTTCTTGATTATATTTGCGCAATACGAACGTGCCTTTGAAGAATTGGCGAAAGTTTGATATGGCTGGATCTGCAAATGTAATTCAATGGCTAAGTGAATCAGACATAGCGTCGCTCAATCATAATTTGATTGATGCTCAAACTCCGATGGAGCCAGTGGGGGTCCTGAATCTTTCAGGGCTCTCATCCGCTCAATATCGAGCTATTCAGTATCAAAATTACGCTGGCGTCAGCGATATTTTTGTACTGGGTGCAGTTTTTTCCGAAGCGTTGGTCCAAAATCATCCATTTTTTAATGCTAATAAAAGAACTGCGGCTGCGGCCGTGATGGTGTTTTTGCTAATTAATGGAGTGATGCTTAAGGCGCCATGGGAGCAAGTGGTTGAGATGTTTGAGGGGCTTGCCAAGCACACTTTTGACATTGATGATTTCTCCTGCTGGCTTAAGCACTGGAGTGTAAAGTTTGACGTTTCTCAGCTCGACGAGCTGGCTGCTGACGCGTATTACAATAACGAAACACTCAAATCTAAATTTTCAAAGCTCTAAAGCTTTTCCGAGGGGAAGATGGACAGGGAGTTGGTAGAAAGTATCCACCTGTATTTGGTTGATCACTTTGCGGATTCGGATGACCCTTTAGAACCCTCTGGAGTTAAGGACTACAATCTGCTTGAATCAGCATGCGCCAGACCTTTTCAAACAGTTCATGGCAGAGATGCCTATGAAACGGAGTACGAAAAGGGGGCCGCGATCTTCCATGGGATCATCGCAAATCATTGCTTTCATAACGGTAATAAGCGAACCGCTCTCCTGAGCGCGCTATATTATCTAGGTGAAAACAATATTTGGGTTGATCGCTGCAATGATGACGATATGTTTGAGTTTACTCGGCAAATTGCAGCTCATGAAATAGCAGAAAAGCGTGAAGATGAAATTTCAGTAATAGTCGACTGGCTTCTTCGGAATTCACGAAAAATCATGAAATCCGACAAGTATCTTTCTTTCAGTGATTTGCGAGAAAAACTGGGAAGGTTTGACTTTGAGCTCTCGGAGCGGAACGGATTAGTGGATGTCCTCAAGGAAGGGGAAATCGTTACAAGGATTTTAAAGAAGGGTAAACACGGACGGGAAGAATATGATCCTGTCTATGTGGCAGATCTCCGGAAGCGTCTTCAGTTGACCGTTGACTATGGTGTTGACTCTGGCCGATTCTATGGGCAAAAGGGTGTTTCAGAAGAGCTGAATGAATTTATGCACATCCGCGGCGCAGTTTTTCGGAGACTGGCAACGGCCTGACTCTTCTTGGATTTCCGGCGTTCCGCAGAGTGGGCGCTCCCCTTGACTCACTCTTCGCAGCCAAACTATCACATCAAGTGAGCATTCCACACCAGCAGAACCCGGACCTAGATGTAGGCACCTTCCCGTCGAAACTTCGCATCTGCCGGATCTATTCCTTTGCCCGAATGATCCGCCCCGCCTTCACCTCATCCCCATACCCTACCAACCGATCGGCAAGCTCATGCAGCTTCCCGACACGCTTCATCGCCTCCAGGAACTGGTCTTCCTCACCGCCTTGAGCCTTGTGGAAGATCTCCAGTGCGGCGCTTTCCAAGGCAAAAGCAGCATCCTTCAGGTCTCGGCGCAGCTGTTGGTTAGGCTTGGTTAGGGGCATGGGAAGGCCTCAGTCTATCGGCAAGCTTCTGCGCCGACGTAATCGGCAATCGAACCACTCACAATGGGTCCCATTCGGGGATCAGGCTGAGACGCCTTCATTTGCTCCAGGGTTTCACCGCTGCCGAGGTACTTCACTGTGCGATCTGCGCAGTTGTACAGGCGTCGAGAATAGGACGTGCCACTCGATCCGACGCGCTTCGTCGTGATCGTACGCTCATTGCCAGAGGTATCCCGGGCCAAGATCGTATAGGCAGCCTTGGGGTCGGATGGCACGTGTAGCGTTGCGGCCACAGAAACCGCAGGAATCAAAGCAAAGCCAAATACAGCCAAAATCAGTCGCGACATATAGTTTCCTTGCTAATGGAGCCAACAATTAAAGCTGCCAGCTCGCCAAATCCTTGCCGATAATCCCCGCTCGCGGATGATTCACACCAGGTGCGCATTCCACACCAGCAGCACTCGGGCCTGGATGTAGGTCTCATCAACTCGGATGTCCTCAGGCGGATGATTGGTGTTGTCCGAAATCATCTTGAAGTGGTTGCGGCCCTTCTTCTGCAGACGCTTGATGTACTGATGACCCTGATGGGAGAAGTAGTAGATCCCGTCGCCCACGAACTCACGGATGCTGATGTCAACGACCAACGGGTCGCGGCTCTTGATGGTCGGGGCCATGGACTGACCGACACCCGTAATGAGCTTCAGGTGGAAGTGCTCTTTGAACTCGACCCCCATCTCTCGCAGGTGAGTAGGGCTGACGCGGATGTCCTGCAGCATTTCAGGGAAGTCGTGAGCTACTTCGCCATCGCCCATTGCTCCGCGCACGTCGTAGTGAGCAATCCACACCTCATCGCCCACGAGGCCTGGGCGAACGAAGTTAGCCGCGACGGCACTGCTGGCGCTCGGCTCCTCAGCCGCAGCAAGGAGGCGCTGACGGGCCTCTTCCGGAATGCCTTTGCCGCTCTTTGCGAGCATCTGCCTGACAAGATCAGTCGTACTCCGGGCTGGCGCCGAAACCTCGGTCACTGCCGCAGAGTTCAGGAGTAGCTCGGATTGGTCGACTCCAAGGGCAGCTGCCATAGCGGCAATATCCGCCAGCGTTGGCTCTCGCGTACCGGCTTCATAGTTTCCGACGCGTGACTGCGATTTCCAGCCGCAAGCATCTGCCAGCTGGGCCTGGGACATTCCCGTCGCTTTTCTCAAGCGCTTAATGCGCTGGCTCAGTGATTCATTCATGCGCGGGATTTCATCACGAAATGAAATACACGGCTTTCACTTATTGTGATTGATATTAACACGATGCGTGTTTATCCTGAGTGCTAGTCATTGAGGAACCCCGAATGAACAACGTTCGCAAGATCCGGGTAGCTGCGGGGATTAGCCAAGCCCGGCTATGCCGGGAGCTCCGCTGGAACCAGTCGCGTCTGGCCAACTACGAGGCCGGGCGACGGTGTGTCGGCCTGGATGCGGCCCGGAAGATTGTCACTGCGCTGAACGGGCTAGGCGCCGAGTGCAGCCTTGACGATGTCTTCCCGCCAACGGCTCGCGACCCAGAAGCAGCCTGATATTTGAATCATTACTGATCTGGCACTGAGCCAGTAGATGATCGAAACACCTGCTGATTCATCCAGTACCTGAATCGCAGACGAAAAAAAACCGCCTGGCAGGGCGGCTTTCTCTACAGCTTCATAACGGGTTTAAGCATGACAAACATCGTCCCACTTGACAAGTCCAGGGGGTTCACCCGGATGGACAACCAGCTCATGGATGGCCTGCTGGCTATCGATCTTTCCGCTCGGGAGATGAAGATTGTGCTGTACGTGGCCAAGGCCACCATCAACTTTGGGGCTGGTGCCCAGCGCATCCCGGCCACCGACATTGCGAAAGCTATCCACGCTCACCCTGACACCGTGTCAAAGGCCGTTTCCAGCCTGTTGCGCCGTCGCGTGCTGTTCCGTGAAGGTGGTGCCCGGGGCGACATCGGCGTGAATGACCCGAAAGACTGGGTATACGTGAATGATCCGAAACAGACCAAAACAGCCAATTCGGCTGAAGTGGTCCGAATCGGCGAAGAGTCGAAACAGACCAAAACCGCCGGCTCCCTTCTTTATTCTAAGAAAGAAACCCCCTATGTAAATCTTCCTTCGGAAGATGTTACATGCCCCCCCAGTGAATCTGGGCAGTCCCCGGTGAAGGCTGAGCGCAAGGCTCCCTTCGGCAAGGTAGCGATGCTGGCCGACAACCCGCACGACCTGAGCGAGGCGCTGATCGCTGATTACCTTGCCGTCCGCAAAGCCAAGCGCGCTCCGTTGACCGCCCGAGTCTGGTCGACCCTGAATTCCAAGCTCGAGCAGTGCAAGGCCTTCGGCGTGCAGCCGGACCAGGCCCTGGCGATCGCTGTCGAGAACGGCTGGCAGGGTTTCGAGGTGGATTGGATCACCAAGCGGATCGGCGCCCAGCCGGCGCCCCAAGCCAAACACCATAGCCGCCACCACGGCTTCAACGACCGCGATTACACCGCTGGCCTGGCCTCGCGGGAGGACGGTACCTATGCGATCTGAATCGGTGATCACCATGTCCGACGTGCGAAACGCCGCCGGCTTCCGCGTCCAACCTGCGCACTGCGAGCATCACGGCGACTTCGAGCAGCGCGTGACCATGCTCATGGGGCGCGAGATCGTCGGGCGCTGCCCAGAGTGCGAGAAGGCCGCCATTGCCGAGCGCCAGGCCAAGCAGCAGACCGAGGAAGCCCGCCTGAAGCGCGAGGCCATGACCCGCAAGTTGGGTTCAGCGCTGATCCCGAAGCGATTCGCCGAGCGGACCCTGGCCAACTACCGCGTAGAGCACGAAGGCCAGCGCAAGGCCCTAGCCTACTGCACGCGCTACGTGGCCGCGTTCGAGGAGATCGAGCGTACCGGGCGTTGCCTGATGCTGCTGGGCAAGGTCGGCACCGGCAAGACCCACCTGGGTGCCGGCATGGCCAACGAGCTGATGCGCAACACCTCTGCCACCGCCGTGTACCGCACGGTGGGCGCGATTCTGCAGTCCATCCGCGCCACTTACGTCCGCCAAAGCGAACAGTCCGAGGCCGACATCCTGTCCAGCCTGATCGAGCCGTCGCTGCTGGTGCTCGACGAGGTAGGCGTCAGCAAAGAGCAGCCGAGTGAGTTTGAGCTGACAACCCTGTTTTCGATCATCAACGGGCGCTATGAGCAGATGCGCCCCACTGTGGTGATCTCCAATCTGGAGGCCAGCCAGCTGCGCCACGCCATGGGCGAGCGGTGTTACGACCGCTTGCGCGAGGGTGGCGGAGTGGTGGTGCCCTTCGAGTGGGAATCTCACCGTGGCAAGGAGGAGTTCTGACCATGCGGCAGACCAAATTGACTAAGGCCGCGCGCGGCCGGGAGTGCCAGGTACGCATTCCTGGCGTGTGCAACGGAAACCCGGAAACCACCGTTCTGGCGCACTACCGCCTGGCCGGCACCTGCGGCGCGGGTATCA from Pseudomonas fortuita carries:
- a CDS encoding DUF1654 domain-containing protein, which translates into the protein MSKQKKTAPQGRQEMSGVERLGLRISSMINHPIAQSQRWVTIHRLDTDGDMEWEEVMGLLTETPELDLTFNDDESVTVRWEPQSAEDRDDLVVEKDWEEEVVEEEAPF
- a CDS encoding type II toxin-antitoxin system death-on-curing family toxin, coding for MAGSANVIQWLSESDIASLNHNLIDAQTPMEPVGVLNLSGLSSAQYRAIQYQNYAGVSDIFVLGAVFSEALVQNHPFFNANKRTAAAAVMVFLLINGVMLKAPWEQVVEMFEGLAKHTFDIDDFSCWLKHWSVKFDVSQLDELAADAYYNNETLKSKFSKL
- a CDS encoding type II toxin-antitoxin system death-on-curing family toxin, which translates into the protein MDRELVESIHLYLVDHFADSDDPLEPSGVKDYNLLESACARPFQTVHGRDAYETEYEKGAAIFHGIIANHCFHNGNKRTALLSALYYLGENNIWVDRCNDDDMFEFTRQIAAHEIAEKREDEISVIVDWLLRNSRKIMKSDKYLSFSDLREKLGRFDFELSERNGLVDVLKEGEIVTRILKKGKHGREEYDPVYVADLRKRLQLTVDYGVDSGRFYGQKGVSEELNEFMHIRGAVFRRLATA
- a CDS encoding XRE family transcriptional regulator, giving the protein MNESLSQRIKRLRKATGMSQAQLADACGWKSQSRVGNYEAGTREPTLADIAAMAAALGVDQSELLLNSAAVTEVSAPARSTTDLVRQMLAKSGKGIPEEARQRLLAAAEEPSASSAVAANFVRPGLVGDEVWIAHYDVRGAMGDGEVAHDFPEMLQDIRVSPTHLREMGVEFKEHFHLKLITGVGQSMAPTIKSRDPLVVDISIREFVGDGIYYFSHQGHQYIKRLQKKGRNHFKMISDNTNHPPEDIRVDETYIQARVLLVWNAHLV
- a CDS encoding helix-turn-helix transcriptional regulator, whose product is MNNVRKIRVAAGISQARLCRELRWNQSRLANYEAGRRCVGLDAARKIVTALNGLGAECSLDDVFPPTARDPEAA
- a CDS encoding replication protein; amino-acid sequence: MDNQLMDGLLAIDLSAREMKIVLYVAKATINFGAGAQRIPATDIAKAIHAHPDTVSKAVSSLLRRRVLFREGGARGDIGVNDPKDWVYVNDPKQTKTANSAEVVRIGEESKQTKTAGSLLYSKKETPYVNLPSEDVTCPPSESGQSPVKAERKAPFGKVAMLADNPHDLSEALIADYLAVRKAKRAPLTARVWSTLNSKLEQCKAFGVQPDQALAIAVENGWQGFEVDWITKRIGAQPAPQAKHHSRHHGFNDRDYTAGLASREDGTYAI
- a CDS encoding ATP-binding protein; protein product: MRSESVITMSDVRNAAGFRVQPAHCEHHGDFEQRVTMLMGREIVGRCPECEKAAIAERQAKQQTEEARLKREAMTRKLGSALIPKRFAERTLANYRVEHEGQRKALAYCTRYVAAFEEIERTGRCLMLLGKVGTGKTHLGAGMANELMRNTSATAVYRTVGAILQSIRATYVRQSEQSEADILSSLIEPSLLVLDEVGVSKEQPSEFELTTLFSIINGRYEQMRPTVVISNLEASQLRHAMGERCYDRLREGGGVVVPFEWESHRGKEEF